A genome region from Triticum aestivum cultivar Chinese Spring chromosome 2B, IWGSC CS RefSeq v2.1, whole genome shotgun sequence includes the following:
- the LOC123042536 gene encoding geraniol 8-hydroxylase-like, translated as MTELLQNPSSISRASNELAEVIGSKRNIDEDDIVRLPYLQAVIKETFRLHPPGPFLLPRKPERTLKIAGYTIPKDSRVFINIWAIGRDKDVWTEPEKFMPERFLGSTVDFKGADFELLPFGAGRRICLGMPLAIRMVHLVLASLLNQFKWSLPVELERDGIDMEEKFSLSLTKVVPLRIVPTPI; from the coding sequence ATGACAGAGCTTCTCCAAAATCCATCATCAATATCTAGAGCTTCCAACGAGCTTGCAGAAGTTATTGGATCCAAAAGAAACATTGACGAAGATGATATTGTTCGGTTGCCCTATCTCCAAGCTGTCATAAAAGAGACTTTTAGACTTCATCCTCCTGGCCCGTTCCTGTTGCCACGGAAACCAGAGAGAACACTGAAAATAGCAGGTTACACAATACCTAAAGATTCACGTGTGTTTATAAACATATGGGCGATAGGTCGAGATAAAGATGTATGGACTGAACCTGAGAAGTTTATGCCAGAGAGGTTCTTGGGTTCAACAGTTGACTTTAAGGGTGCCGAttttgagctccttccatttggtGCCGGACGTCGGATCTGCCTTGGAATGCCATTGGCTATTAGGATGGTGCATTTGGTCCTCGCTTCGTTGTTAAATCAATTTAAGTGGAGTCTCCCTGTTGAGCTTGAAAGGGATGGGATTGATATGGAAGAAAAGTTTAGCCTATCACTTACGAAGGTCGTGCCTCTTCGTATTGTACCAACACCGATTTGA